TTTTCAGCGAATATTGTTCCTGAATATGACAGCATATCTTTTAGGGATATAAATAATGAAGTTACTTTAAAAGGTTGGTTTTTCATCTCTCCCGAAAGCAATAAAACAATTATCCTGGCCCACGGCTACGGTTCCAACAGACTTCCCTTTGGAGAAGATACAATTGGACTTATAAAAAGTTTTCTAAATGAAGGGTATAATCTTATGACCTTTGATTTCAGAAACTCCGGGGAATCCGAAGGAGATGTTACATCTGTAGGCTATTTTGAAAAATCCGATTTACTTGGTGCCATTGAATATGCTAAAAAAAGAGGTTCTGATGAAATAGTGCTTTTAGGTTTTTCCATGGGAGCCTCAACTGCTATTCTGGCAGCTGCTGAAAGCCAGGACGTGGATGCAGTAATAGCAGACAGTCCATTTTCTGATCTTACTTCGTACCTGGATGAAAACCTTAGCGTATGGAGTAATTTACCTTCTTTTTTTAACAAAACCACACTATTTACTATGAAACTTCTAACGGGTGTGGATACTAAGGATGTAAGCCCTGTAAATGAAATAGGCAAAATTTATCCAAGACCTGTGCTGCTTATTCACAGCACAGACGACGAATTAATTCCCGTAAAGCACAGCTATATTCTAAAAGAAGCTTCAGGTGATAACGTGGAACTTTGGGAAACGTCCGGGGCAAGCCATATCAAGACTTATAAAGAATACCCTGATGAATACATAAAAAAAGTACTAGATTTTATAAATAACAGTATTAAAGGGGAAGATATTGAAGATGCTGAGAACTCATAAACTTTAGTAGATTCGGAAATTTCATAAAATTCAGAAAATCATAATATTTTGATAAATCATCTTATAAATCATAACATTCAAAAAAGAATCAGAAGAAGCAGACTTTTCATCTACTTCTTCTGATCAATAAAATATG
The genomic region above belongs to Acetivibrio saccincola and contains:
- a CDS encoding alpha/beta hydrolase: MRISGISYTQRKRQVPKKLILVVILLITLTALIISIISIKTAMTLTKPERSELPVFSANIVPEYDSISFRDINNEVTLKGWFFISPESNKTIILAHGYGSNRLPFGEDTIGLIKSFLNEGYNLMTFDFRNSGESEGDVTSVGYFEKSDLLGAIEYAKKRGSDEIVLLGFSMGASTAILAAAESQDVDAVIADSPFSDLTSYLDENLSVWSNLPSFFNKTTLFTMKLLTGVDTKDVSPVNEIGKIYPRPVLLIHSTDDELIPVKHSYILKEASGDNVELWETSGASHIKTYKEYPDEYIKKVLDFINNSIKGEDIEDAENS